AGGAGAACAAATTTACAGAAACACTATCTTCATATAAGAGCTAGCACGACAAGCTCATAATCACAAAGAAAAAGAGGATTATATTTCTACAGCGTCCACATCGAGAATATTGCACTGAGAATAACAGAGAGAGTTTCGGCAGGTTATACACAGAACCTACATACTGAGATGCAGCCTGGCAAAAGCAGACTCACACAGACCCGCACCAGCCAGAGAAGGTGCTCCACACCAGCTAGGCTTGGCGACGGGATGAGCATACCAACAATCGTCTGATcagctgttgttttgtttctggctgatttttttttttttgcacgatttttgtccttttattttgctaatttaatggtcTGTCTGCTGGAGAATTCAACTGGGTATATAATCAACCTGTAAAGGACAATTCGACGGGTGCACGAATAGGAAGTGGCAGTGGGGTGAGCCTGAGTCCGAGTCTTGGACAAAAGAGGGCGGTGAATGACAGTTGAGCCGTCTTTAGTGGTTGCTGTCCGATCGAATGGCGCTGAAAAGCAACATCAATTCATGAATCCTATTTGAGAACAAGACCAAAAACTGTATGTGCAGTTGAGCACCCTTATCATGTAGTAGCACAGTTACATCTGTTCATCAGGAGGCTGCACGCAGAGCCGTCCTTCTGACGCCATCTGACTTTTTATTCTCCTGTTCAGCCTGTCATGACAGCTTTATTGCTTAACAAAGATCTCaagttgatttattttatttgaaGAAGAGCAGCCTATAGGCTGCAATGTTTCAGTTAAATTAGGTTTTCCCATTAATGTTTGTGCAAATTGGTAGGGTGCGAATCTTTTGTCAACACCACTCGTTTGCAAAGTGGAAAAGTACTTCATTTAGGTCCTTCGGCTTGTAGGTGACAGACAATGAGGCAGTGAGTTTGCTTTAGCTGGGAGAGGACAAGACCTGTCAAGCGCTTAAGTTCCAATGTTTACCAGCCTTTGCACCTGTCATTTTCAGTGAAACTGTGAGCCTGGTTGAGGTTGCTCGCTGCAGAAACGCCAAGCTGTATACCTGAACTATATCAGCCTAAATGAGGTGAGTTCTACCATCTTGGTTCTACCATCACATAACTTCGCTTCATACTGATTTAGTTTTCTCCGTCGAGCACGACGTGAGCATGTTCTCTGGGGTTTGTTTTGCTACAGGAATGaagtcaaacaaaaaaaaaaaaacagacaacatttgttggtgtttttaatttgttttaaCCTCCCAGCTTGTTCTCCAAATTTTTCCACAGACCACCATCTAAGAGTTGGGGGTCAAATCTTACAATCTGTGCATCACACATGAGTCTGAAGGGATATGTCATTCAAAcaggtttccccccccccattctagGTCGACTATGTCAGGAAGACACCCAATAGGCTCTTTAGTTTTGATTCTTGCACTGACCTTTGTGGGGGCTGTTAAGGAGCTCAACTCCATCAAGGATTTGAAGAAAATTACATCTGGAGATTCTGTCCCTCGGCACAGCCTTGTCCTGCTCTACTGGTTTGCAAACACTATTGAAATTGACAACAATGGTGTCATACTGCTGACCTTTGAACCCAACAATGGAGATTACGGCACTCATCATTACGGCAATTATGAGGGGCTTCTTGACCCTCTGCCGCGGAGAGGTGTCCCACACCGCTACTACACCCTTGGCAATCTCAATCAAATGGACAATCAAAACAGTGCCTATGCATTTCCAGCCTATGTCACCCAGAATCTTCACAACTGGATGGAATATGAAGAAAGAAACAGGGCCCGTATCATATTTAGAGTCAGTGGGAACACAGGACGGCAAGCAGGGCAGAGAATAGACCAAGTCTATATCACCCAGCATTTTGAGTCTAACCTGGGCCAGGGGACGAGGTATGACCCAGCACACACCTACTCCATCACTACTGACCTGCTGAGGGAGATCAGAGAGTTTACCGTACGAGAAAACCAGAGGAATTCACTGCCTCAGCTGAGAGCGCGCTTTGGAAGAAACATAGATGATTCACAGTTAAGTCACCTTCAAAACACATGGGGGGATCTTGCCTGCCTTGGATTGTTATTATTCATTGTGATCACACCAAGGCATTATTTGTATGAATGCAGTGATGGCTCCGCAACCCCTCCAAGTTATACACACCAGTCTTTGCATAAGAAAAGAACGCAGCCTTATGAAGTGATTAACATTCCAGAAACTCCAAGAAATCCCTCATTTCAATATGCACATGGAAGCCAGCAGATGAGTGTTATGGTGGGGACTGGTGACAGAGGGAAAGCACGTATCTACTGGAGCAACATTCCAGAACATCATCTAAAAACAGGTGTGATGGTAGTGCTTTTTAAGAACAACAGTGACAATGAGAAGAGCAAGTGTTACTCAATTGTGGATCGCGCATCAGGGAGTTGGGACACCTCAGTTCCCCTGAACACTGGCCTTCAGGTCCGGCTGCATGTGGCCAGCAGATGGTG
The nucleotide sequence above comes from Lampris incognitus isolate fLamInc1 chromosome 10, fLamInc1.hap2, whole genome shotgun sequence. Encoded proteins:
- the LOC130119886 gene encoding uncharacterized protein LOC130119886 yields the protein MSGRHPIGSLVLILALTFVGAVKELNSIKDLKKITSGDSVPRHSLVLLYWFANTIEIDNNGVILLTFEPNNGDYGTHHYGNYEGLLDPLPRRGVPHRYYTLGNLNQMDNQNSAYAFPAYVTQNLHNWMEYEERNRARIIFRVSGNTGRQAGQRIDQVYITQHFESNLGQGTRYDPAHTYSITTDLLREIREFTVRENQRNSLPQLRARFGRNIDDSHT